The proteins below come from a single Chryseobacterium bernardetii genomic window:
- the atpA gene encoding F0F1 ATP synthase subunit alpha yields MAEINPAEVSAILKQQLANFDTQSNVEEVGTVLTIGDGIARVYGLENVQYGELVKFSSDVEGIVLNLEEDNVGVALLGESKLVKEGDTVRRTNRISSIKVGEGMLGRVVDTLGNPIDGKGPITGDLYEMPLERKAPGVIYRQPVTEPLQSGIVAIDSMIPVGRGQRELIIGDRQTGKTTVAIDTIINQKEFFDAGKPVYCIYVAIGQKASTVAQIVKTLSDKGALAYTVIVAANASDPVPMQVYSAMAGAAIGEFFRDTGRPALIVYDDLSKQAVAYRELSLLLRRPPGREAYPGDVFYLHSRLLERAAKVIADDEIAKQMNDLPESLKPIVKGGGSLTALPIIETQAGDVSAYIPTNVISITDGQIFLESDLFNSGVRPAINVGISVSRVGGNAQIKSMKKVSGTLKLDQAQYKELEAFAKFGSDLDASTLAVISKGERNVELLKQPVNSPLPVDSQVAMIYAGTENLLRNVPLNKIKEFQHEYIEFLRSKHPDTMAAIKAGKIDNDITGVLKQAANDLASKYN; encoded by the coding sequence ATGGCAGAAATAAATCCGGCAGAAGTATCTGCGATCTTAAAACAGCAATTGGCCAACTTCGATACTCAATCAAACGTTGAGGAAGTAGGTACAGTTTTAACCATCGGTGATGGTATTGCTCGTGTATACGGGTTAGAAAACGTACAATACGGAGAGTTGGTGAAATTTTCTAGTGATGTAGAAGGTATTGTACTTAACCTTGAAGAAGACAACGTAGGTGTTGCTTTATTAGGTGAAAGTAAATTAGTAAAAGAAGGGGATACAGTAAGAAGAACAAACAGAATCTCTTCTATCAAAGTAGGAGAAGGAATGTTAGGAAGAGTAGTAGATACTCTTGGTAACCCTATTGATGGTAAAGGTCCTATCACAGGAGATTTATACGAAATGCCATTAGAAAGAAAAGCTCCTGGAGTTATCTACAGACAACCGGTAACTGAGCCTTTACAATCAGGTATCGTTGCGATTGACTCTATGATCCCTGTAGGAAGAGGACAGAGAGAGCTTATCATTGGTGACAGACAAACAGGTAAAACTACTGTTGCGATCGATACGATCATCAACCAAAAAGAATTCTTTGATGCTGGTAAACCAGTATATTGTATATATGTTGCTATCGGTCAGAAAGCTTCTACGGTAGCACAAATCGTTAAAACTCTTTCTGATAAAGGAGCTTTAGCATATACTGTAATCGTTGCAGCTAATGCATCAGATCCAGTTCCAATGCAGGTATACTCTGCGATGGCGGGTGCTGCTATCGGTGAGTTCTTCAGAGATACAGGTAGACCAGCGCTTATCGTTTATGATGATTTATCTAAACAGGCTGTTGCTTACCGTGAGCTTTCTCTACTATTAAGAAGACCACCGGGCCGTGAAGCTTACCCTGGAGACGTTTTCTACCTTCACTCAAGACTATTGGAAAGAGCTGCAAAAGTAATCGCTGATGACGAAATTGCTAAGCAGATGAATGACTTACCAGAGTCTCTTAAGCCAATCGTGAAAGGAGGTGGTTCATTAACTGCTCTTCCGATCATCGAAACTCAGGCAGGTGACGTTTCTGCGTATATTCCTACAAACGTAATCTCTATTACAGACGGACAGATCTTCCTGGAGTCTGATCTATTCAACTCAGGGGTTCGTCCTGCAATTAACGTAGGGATCTCTGTATCAAGGGTAGGAGGTAACGCTCAGATCAAATCAATGAAAAAAGTATCTGGTACATTGAAACTAGACCAGGCTCAATATAAAGAATTAGAAGCGTTCGCTAAGTTCGGATCTGACCTTGATGCTTCTACTTTAGCAGTAATCTCTAAAGGAGAAAGAAACGTGGAGCTTCTTAAGCAGCCGGTTAACTCTCCGCTTCCGGTAGATAGCCAGGTGGCAATGATCTATGCTGGTACTGAGAACTTATTGAGAAATGTTCCATTGAACAAGATTAAAGAATTCCAACACGAGTATATCGAGTTCCTAAGATCTAAGCACCCGGATACAATGGCTGCGATCAAAGCTGGAAAAATCGATAACGATATTACAGGTGTTCTTAAGCAGGCAGCTAACGATTTAGCTTCTAAATACAACTAA
- the atpH gene encoding ATP synthase F1 subunit delta, with translation MLTSKVAKRYAQGLLDFTNESGQTAAVFSEMKDVVKIMAESKDLNKFFLTPYIDAKKKIEVANEIFKGLSASSQNLIRLVIKHGRENQLKNIAQEFINKVEDINGVQRVTLTTATQLSKENIDQILRSTNLVNANSNFDLKLIINQDILGGYILRVGDQQVDASVRTKLNQVKKDFQLN, from the coding sequence ATGCTTACATCTAAAGTAGCGAAAAGATACGCACAGGGTTTACTTGATTTCACTAATGAATCAGGTCAGACAGCTGCCGTATTTTCTGAAATGAAAGATGTAGTGAAGATTATGGCTGAATCTAAGGATTTGAACAAATTCTTCCTTACACCTTACATTGATGCAAAAAAGAAAATAGAGGTAGCAAACGAAATTTTCAAAGGTTTATCAGCATCTTCCCAGAATTTGATCAGATTGGTTATTAAACACGGACGTGAAAACCAATTAAAAAATATTGCTCAGGAATTCATCAACAAAGTTGAAGATATCAACGGTGTACAGAGAGTAACGCTTACAACAGCTACTCAGCTTTCTAAAGAGAATATTGATCAGATCCTAAGATCTACCAACCTGGTGAATGCCAATTCAAATTTCGATTTGAAATTAATTATCAACCAAGATATTTTAGGTGGATATATCCTGAGAGTAGGAGACCAGCAGGTAGACGCGTCTGTAAGGACCAAATTGAACCAAGTTAAAAAAGATTTCCAATTAAATTAA
- a CDS encoding F0F1 ATP synthase subunit B — protein MGIIEPGIGLLFWMTLTFVILLFLLAKFAWKPIVNAVNERETSIVDALNQAKLAKKEMEDLKADNERIIREAKIERDAILKEAREIKDRIVGEAKDVAKAEGDKLIEAAKQTINAEKNAAMADIKTQIGALSVNIAESILKQKLDNTEAQNELVQNYINKSNLN, from the coding sequence ATGGGAATTATTGAACCTGGAATTGGACTTTTGTTTTGGATGACCCTTACTTTTGTTATCCTATTATTTCTTCTAGCTAAATTCGCTTGGAAACCAATTGTAAATGCTGTTAACGAAAGAGAAACTTCTATTGTTGATGCATTAAACCAAGCTAAACTGGCTAAAAAAGAGATGGAAGATCTTAAAGCTGATAACGAAAGAATCATTCGTGAAGCTAAAATCGAAAGAGATGCTATCCTTAAAGAAGCTAGAGAAATTAAAGACAGAATCGTAGGTGAAGCTAAAGACGTTGCTAAAGCGGAAGGAGACAAACTTATCGAAGCGGCTAAGCAAACTATCAACGCTGAGAAAAACGCTGCAATGGCAGACATCAAAACTCAGATCGGTGCTTTATCTGTAAACATTGCAGAATCTATCTTAAAGCAAAAGTTAGATAACACAGAAGCTCAAAACGAATTAGTTCAAAATTATATCAACAAATCTAACCTTAACTAA
- a CDS encoding ATP synthase F0 subunit C, with the protein MDLSTGAGLIYVGIGLAVLGVGLGIGKIGGHAMDAIARQPEQAGKIQGAMLIAAGLIEGAGLIAIIFGAFIK; encoded by the coding sequence ATGGATTTATCAACAGGAGCAGGATTAATTTACGTAGGTATCGGTTTAGCAGTACTAGGTGTAGGTCTAGGTATCGGTAAAATCGGTGGTCACGCAATGGACGCTATCGCTAGACAGCCAGAACAAGCTGGTAAGATTCAAGGAGCAATGCTTATTGCTGCTGGTCTTATTGAAGGTGCTGGTCTTATCGCGATCATCTTTGGTGCTTTCATCAAGTAA
- the atpB gene encoding F0F1 ATP synthase subunit A: protein MNRKISSLFFAFLFVFISSLASAQHESEGEKSAEKVENKEAKEGFNATTMIMEHIGDSNEWHLWTTKDDSGEEHHVSIPLPVIIKDNEGWHTFLSSSIAHGHEHDGYTLEHGQVVSTKGVEKATLFSIISGKQKSNEVFFDLSVTKNAASMFLSVIFMAVVFIGMARNYKKSQLPKGIGKFMEPVIVFIRDEVAIPNIGSVKYKRYMPYLLTAFFFIWINNLFGLIPFFPFGANLTGNIAITAVLAIITLLITLFSANKDYWKHIFMPPVPILLYPIMVPIEIIGIFTKPFALMMRLFANVTAGHIMILAIVSLIFIFKTPLLGFASVPLALFVSVLELLVAALQAYIFTVLSALFIGIAVAEHEHEHGHEEHAH, encoded by the coding sequence ATGAACAGAAAAATTTCTTCATTATTTTTCGCATTTTTATTTGTGTTTATAAGCAGTTTAGCTTCTGCTCAGCACGAATCTGAAGGAGAGAAATCAGCGGAAAAAGTAGAGAACAAAGAAGCGAAAGAAGGCTTCAATGCGACCACGATGATCATGGAGCACATTGGTGATTCTAATGAATGGCATTTATGGACTACAAAAGATGACAGTGGTGAAGAACATCACGTTTCTATCCCTTTGCCTGTTATCATCAAAGATAATGAAGGCTGGCATACTTTTCTTTCTAGTAGTATTGCTCACGGACACGAACATGATGGGTATACTTTAGAGCACGGACAGGTAGTCTCTACTAAAGGTGTTGAAAAAGCTACATTGTTTTCAATCATCAGTGGAAAGCAAAAATCAAACGAAGTGTTTTTTGATCTTTCAGTAACAAAAAACGCAGCTTCAATGTTCTTGTCAGTAATTTTTATGGCAGTAGTGTTCATAGGAATGGCAAGAAACTATAAAAAATCACAACTTCCAAAAGGTATTGGAAAATTCATGGAGCCAGTAATTGTGTTTATCAGAGACGAAGTGGCTATTCCAAACATCGGGTCTGTTAAATATAAAAGATATATGCCTTATTTATTAACTGCATTTTTCTTTATCTGGATTAACAACTTATTTGGATTGATTCCTTTCTTCCCTTTCGGGGCAAACCTTACAGGTAACATTGCAATTACAGCTGTATTAGCTATCATTACATTATTAATTACACTATTCAGCGCAAATAAAGATTACTGGAAACATATCTTTATGCCGCCGGTTCCAATCTTATTGTACCCAATTATGGTTCCAATTGAGATTATCGGAATCTTTACAAAGCCTTTCGCTTTAATGATGCGACTTTTCGCTAACGTTACTGCGGGACACATTATGATCTTGGCGATCGTTTCATTGATCTTCATTTTCAAAACTCCATTATTAGGATTTGCATCTGTACCATTAGCATTATTCGTTTCAGTACTGGAATTATTGGTAGCAGCACTACAAGCATATATCTTCACTGTACTATCCGCACTATTTATCGGAATTGCAGTTGCAGAGCATGAACATGAGCACGGTCACGAAGAGCACGCTCACTAA
- the ffh gene encoding signal recognition particle protein, with amino-acid sequence MFNSLQDKLDKALHNISGRGKITEINVAETVKEIRRALVDADVNYKVAKDLTKRVQDKALGQNVLTSLTPGQLMTKIVHDELVDLMGGSQEGINLSGKPSVILIAGLQGSGKTTFSGKLAHYLQTKRNKKPLLVACDVYRPAAIDQLKVLGGQINVPVYTEEGATNPSTIAENAINFAKANNHDVVIVDTAGRLAIDEQMMNEIKSVHYFIKPQETLFVVDSMTGQDAVNTAKAFNDALNFDGVVLTKLDGDTRGGAALTIRSVVEKPIKFISTGEKMEALDLFYPERMADRILGMGDVVSLVERAQEQFDEEEAKKLHKKIAKNEFGFDDFLKQINQIKKMGNMKDLMGMIPGVGKAIKDVEISDDAFKHIEAIIYSMTPEERRKPSIINTQRKNRIARGAGRKIEDVNQLMKQFDQMGKMMKMMQGPQGKQMMQMMSKMPNMPGMGGMFGK; translated from the coding sequence ATGTTTAATAGTTTACAGGATAAATTAGATAAGGCATTACATAATATTTCCGGACGTGGAAAAATTACCGAAATCAATGTGGCGGAAACCGTAAAGGAAATCCGCAGAGCACTGGTAGATGCCGACGTTAACTATAAAGTTGCAAAAGATCTTACTAAAAGGGTTCAGGATAAGGCATTAGGCCAAAATGTTCTTACATCCCTTACTCCGGGACAGTTGATGACAAAAATTGTTCACGATGAATTAGTAGACCTGATGGGAGGTTCCCAGGAAGGAATTAACCTTTCCGGAAAGCCATCTGTAATTCTTATTGCAGGTCTTCAGGGTTCCGGTAAGACTACTTTCTCCGGAAAACTGGCTCATTATTTACAAACAAAAAGAAATAAAAAACCTTTGTTGGTAGCGTGTGACGTTTACCGTCCTGCTGCAATTGACCAGCTGAAGGTATTAGGAGGACAGATTAATGTTCCTGTTTATACTGAAGAAGGTGCTACTAACCCTTCTACGATTGCTGAAAATGCAATCAACTTTGCAAAAGCTAACAACCATGATGTAGTAATTGTGGATACTGCAGGACGTTTAGCGATTGACGAGCAGATGATGAACGAGATCAAATCCGTACATTATTTCATCAAGCCGCAGGAAACATTATTTGTAGTGGATTCCATGACAGGTCAGGATGCCGTGAATACTGCTAAAGCATTCAATGATGCCTTGAACTTTGACGGGGTTGTCCTTACAAAACTAGATGGTGATACCAGAGGGGGTGCTGCTTTAACGATCCGTTCCGTAGTTGAAAAACCTATCAAATTTATCTCTACAGGTGAAAAAATGGAAGCCCTTGATCTTTTCTACCCTGAAAGGATGGCAGACAGAATCCTGGGAATGGGAGACGTTGTTTCTTTAGTGGAAAGAGCTCAGGAGCAGTTTGATGAAGAAGAAGCTAAAAAACTTCACAAGAAAATCGCTAAAAACGAGTTTGGTTTTGATGATTTCCTAAAGCAGATCAACCAGATCAAAAAGATGGGTAATATGAAAGACTTGATGGGAATGATCCCAGGTGTTGGTAAAGCCATCAAGGATGTAGAAATCAGTGATGATGCCTTTAAACATATTGAAGCCATTATCTACTCTATGACACCGGAAGAAAGAAGAAAACCTTCTATCATCAATACGCAGAGGAAAAACAGAATTGCAAGAGGAGCAGGAAGAAAAATTGAAGATGTAAACCAATTGATGAAACAATTTGACCAAATGGGTAAAATGATGAAGATGATGCAGGGACCTCAAGGAAAGCAGATGATGCAGATGATGAGCAAGATGCCAAATATGCCTGGAATGGGTGGAATGTTTGGAAAATAG
- a CDS encoding OmpW family outer membrane protein, with translation MKKLLLAGAIALFGLSNAQMTKGDWVISGNTGMGFNNATTTVKARGNSVDGPKVNTFSIIPSVGYFVIDKLAVGIDLGYVNTTTKYQGIKSTNSTFSIMPTATYYFTNSSKFVPFLGAGIGYASNKTKYSFYKDINNEGLDPLLMRDTETTTDGLAWKVKGGVTYMATSSLGVNLGISYDQFSSKETIMNTEVKTNVKTFGVNVGFSYFIKGKAQKSDK, from the coding sequence ATGAAAAAACTACTATTAGCAGGTGCAATAGCACTTTTCGGGCTTTCTAATGCCCAAATGACTAAAGGAGACTGGGTAATCAGTGGGAACACAGGTATGGGTTTTAATAACGCTACAACAACTGTAAAAGCCAGAGGTAATTCTGTTGACGGACCTAAAGTGAACACATTTTCAATTATCCCTTCTGTAGGTTACTTCGTTATAGACAAATTAGCAGTGGGTATCGACTTAGGGTACGTTAATACGACTACTAAATATCAAGGCATTAAATCTACCAATTCTACGTTCTCCATAATGCCTACGGCTACTTATTATTTTACAAATTCCAGTAAGTTCGTACCATTCTTAGGAGCTGGGATCGGGTATGCATCTAATAAGACAAAGTATTCTTTTTATAAGGATATCAATAATGAAGGGCTTGATCCTTTGTTGATGCGCGATACGGAGACTACTACCGATGGTTTGGCATGGAAAGTAAAAGGAGGAGTAACATATATGGCGACTTCGTCTTTAGGGGTTAATTTAGGGATTTCCTATGACCAGTTTTCAAGTAAAGAAACTATTATGAATACAGAGGTTAAAACAAATGTTAAGACTTTTGGGGTTAACGTTGGTTTTTCTTATTTTATTAAGGGGAAAGCTCAGAAATCTGATAAATAA
- a CDS encoding porin family protein: MKKILLASAIALFAGLNAQTKFGVKGGYALSTLNSNSDNFEFEGLKANLESKSGFYVGGLVEHKFNNKFALQGEVEYANLGGKAVVSANGVKVTEKLNFNRIVIPVSARYYATPELGLYAGPYVSFRTNTKVKMEVSGAPSNQEALHEGEKYLEKYFDDGLKSTEFGLFLGADYTVYKGLFLDARYSFGLTNMIKNPVDGEKLKMNFLQLGVGYKF, encoded by the coding sequence ATGAAAAAAATCTTATTAGCATCTGCAATTGCTTTATTTGCAGGGCTTAATGCACAAACTAAATTTGGTGTAAAAGGAGGGTATGCTTTATCAACATTGAATTCTAACAGTGATAATTTTGAATTTGAAGGCTTAAAGGCTAATCTGGAATCAAAATCCGGCTTCTATGTTGGAGGATTGGTTGAGCATAAATTCAATAATAAGTTTGCATTGCAGGGAGAAGTTGAATATGCAAATCTTGGTGGTAAGGCTGTTGTGAGCGCTAATGGTGTAAAAGTTACAGAAAAACTTAATTTTAACAGAATTGTGATTCCTGTGTCAGCAAGATATTATGCAACACCGGAATTAGGGCTTTATGCAGGGCCATATGTGAGTTTTAGAACCAATACAAAGGTGAAGATGGAGGTGAGTGGAGCGCCGTCAAATCAGGAAGCTCTACATGAAGGAGAAAAATACCTTGAAAAATACTTTGATGATGGTCTTAAATCTACAGAGTTCGGTTTGTTCTTAGGGGCAGATTATACTGTTTATAAAGGACTGTTTTTAGATGCACGTTATAGTTTTGGCTTGACGAATATGATTAAGAATCCTGTAGATGGTGAAAAGCTAAAAATGAATTTCTTGCAACTTGGTGTAGGATATAAATTTTAA
- a CDS encoding outer membrane beta-barrel protein, whose translation MKKILLAGAVALFGLSNAQIAKGTTYVSGQLGYSQNENNNNDTKIESFKVLPTVGYFVNTNLAVGLGVGYKNDNTKVTTETTVGGGTLVAEKKNTTSAFVVAPFVRKYWTLADKLYIFGQLEVPMEFGQYKQESESTLTTGSTVSRTSTSDKANYTSIGVNVKPGLDYFLNKNWSIEATFGEFGYNTNKLDVDGAKRVNDYKFGLNLSSVTFGVKYVFAK comes from the coding sequence ATGAAAAAAATATTATTAGCGGGTGCTGTTGCACTTTTCGGATTATCAAATGCTCAGATTGCTAAAGGTACTACATACGTTTCAGGTCAATTAGGGTATTCTCAAAACGAAAATAACAATAACGATACTAAAATCGAGAGCTTCAAAGTTCTTCCAACTGTAGGTTATTTCGTTAACACTAACTTAGCAGTAGGTTTAGGTGTAGGTTACAAAAACGATAACACTAAAGTAACTACTGAAACTACTGTTGGAGGTGGAACTTTGGTTGCTGAAAAGAAAAATACAACTTCTGCATTCGTAGTAGCTCCATTCGTAAGAAAATACTGGACTTTAGCTGATAAATTATACATCTTCGGTCAATTAGAAGTTCCTATGGAATTCGGTCAGTACAAGCAAGAAAGCGAGTCTACTTTAACGACTGGTTCTACAGTATCTAGAACATCTACTTCTGATAAAGCTAACTATACTTCAATCGGAGTTAACGTTAAGCCAGGTTTAGATTATTTCTTAAACAAAAACTGGTCTATCGAAGCTACTTTTGGTGAGTTTGGTTACAACACAAACAAATTAGATGTAGACGGAGCTAAGAGAGTAAACGATTATAAATTCGGATTGAATTTATCTTCTGTAACTTTCGGAGTTAAGTATGTATTTGCAAAATAA
- a CDS encoding porin family protein — protein MKKNLLIAAVAVLGINANAQETKFGVKAGYSLSTLKMKADGHSETSDPMHTFYVGGLVEHKFGDKFGIQGEVLYSPLGGKVDETGAFEGDFEGNARVKAKTTFGTLLIPVSAKYFITENLAVSAGASFGIILTAKAKYEVTGGAQIPGELASEFGIGDKVDVKDQTNTLNIAPFVGAEYSLENGLFFDARYNYGVSNLAKHADGDGKLTNSFLQVGVGFKFGGN, from the coding sequence ATGAAAAAAAATTTACTTATTGCAGCTGTAGCTGTATTGGGAATTAACGCAAACGCACAGGAAACAAAATTTGGTGTTAAAGCCGGATATTCACTGTCTACTTTAAAAATGAAGGCTGATGGCCATTCTGAAACTTCAGATCCAATGCATACATTCTATGTAGGAGGATTAGTAGAACACAAATTCGGTGATAAGTTTGGTATCCAGGGAGAAGTTCTTTATTCACCGCTAGGAGGTAAAGTAGATGAAACAGGAGCTTTTGAGGGGGATTTTGAAGGAAATGCCCGTGTGAAAGCTAAAACAACTTTCGGAACTTTATTAATCCCTGTTTCTGCAAAGTATTTTATTACTGAGAATTTAGCAGTTTCTGCTGGTGCCAGTTTTGGTATCATCCTTACAGCAAAAGCAAAATATGAAGTAACAGGAGGTGCTCAAATTCCGGGAGAATTGGCTTCAGAATTCGGAATCGGAGACAAAGTGGATGTCAAAGATCAGACTAATACTTTAAATATTGCTCCTTTCGTTGGTGCTGAATACTCTTTAGAAAACGGTTTATTCTTTGATGCAAGATATAACTACGGGGTATCTAACTTAGCTAAACATGCAGATGGAGACGGCAAATTAACCAACAGCTTCTTACAGGTAGGTGTAGGTTTCAAATTCGGAGGAAACTAA
- a CDS encoding PhoH family protein, with the protein MFELTYDLEDIDAKIFYGVNNQYFNLLKSSFPTIKITGRDHYIFAMGNQEALDILKQKLDDIVKFISKNNSIGLKDVENILNIKDENEKQLIFDQDIIVKGVNGKVIKAKTTNLKKLVKETEKKDMVFAIGPAGTGKTYTSVALAARALKDKEVKRIILTRPAVEAGESLGFLPGDLKEKLDPYLQPLYDALRDMIPHEKLEGFMEKKVIEVAPLAFMRGRTLDDAFVILDEAQNTTHAQMKMFLTRMGMNAKFIITGDPSQIDLPKNQQSGLKEAMRILKGVNEIGFVYLTEEDVVRHPVVKKIILAYNDEEKRLRND; encoded by the coding sequence ATGTTTGAATTGACCTATGATCTGGAAGACATCGATGCGAAAATCTTCTATGGAGTTAATAACCAATATTTCAACTTACTAAAATCAAGCTTTCCAACGATTAAAATTACCGGGAGAGACCATTACATTTTTGCAATGGGAAATCAGGAAGCGTTAGACATACTGAAGCAAAAGCTGGATGATATTGTAAAATTTATCTCAAAAAATAACTCAATTGGACTAAAAGACGTTGAAAATATTCTAAATATTAAAGACGAAAACGAAAAACAACTGATTTTTGATCAGGACATTATCGTAAAAGGAGTTAACGGAAAAGTTATTAAGGCTAAAACCACCAATCTTAAAAAACTAGTAAAAGAAACAGAGAAAAAAGATATGGTTTTCGCCATTGGCCCTGCCGGAACCGGGAAGACTTATACCAGTGTGGCGCTGGCAGCAAGAGCTTTGAAAGATAAGGAAGTAAAAAGAATTATCCTTACAAGACCGGCTGTAGAAGCAGGGGAGAGCCTTGGGTTTCTTCCGGGAGATCTTAAGGAAAAGTTAGATCCATATTTACAGCCATTATACGATGCACTTCGGGATATGATTCCTCATGAGAAGCTGGAAGGCTTTATGGAGAAGAAAGTTATTGAGGTTGCGCCGTTGGCTTTTATGAGAGGACGTACCCTTGATGACGCCTTTGTAATTCTTGATGAAGCACAAAATACTACCCACGCCCAGATGAAAATGTTCCTTACGAGAATGGGAATGAATGCTAAATTTATCATTACCGGAGATCCAAGCCAGATTGACCTTCCGAAAAACCAGCAATCCGGGTTGAAGGAAGCAATGAGAATTCTGAAAGGTGTTAATGAGATTGGATTTGTATATCTTACGGAAGAAGATGTTGTAAGACACCCTGTTGTTAAGAAGATTATTCTTGCATATAATGATGAAGAGAAAAGATTGAGAAATGATTGA
- a CDS encoding SAM hydrolase/SAM-dependent halogenase family protein, which translates to MSIITLTSDFGNLDYRVAAVKGKILSLNPEVNIIDITHDIQAFNLIQTSYIVRNAYKYFPKGSIHILSVDSFYHKSRKNILYKADGSYFLAADNGLLSLIFFDIKPEAIYEITLNNRFDDVINFTSTDIFVPAAVHLANGGLPEVIGRKIDTAKQLMFPRAVYNESEAMIIGEVTYIDNFGNIISNINQDFFENISKAYKGFTIKFRNLSLSRIFSSHTEVVSDWERETEFHGQSAAIFNDSQLLELTIYKGSKKNGAKSLFGLNVGENIYIQFM; encoded by the coding sequence ATGTCAATTATTACCCTTACTTCGGATTTCGGAAATTTAGATTACAGAGTTGCCGCTGTGAAAGGCAAAATTCTGTCTCTAAATCCTGAGGTTAATATTATTGATATAACCCACGATATCCAGGCATTCAACCTTATACAAACATCTTATATTGTAAGAAACGCTTACAAATATTTCCCGAAAGGAAGCATCCATATCCTTTCTGTAGACAGCTTTTATCATAAGTCAAGAAAAAATATCCTTTATAAAGCTGATGGTTCTTACTTTCTGGCAGCAGATAACGGCCTCTTAAGCCTTATCTTTTTCGATATTAAACCGGAAGCCATTTATGAAATTACGTTGAACAACCGCTTTGATGATGTGATTAATTTCACTTCTACGGATATCTTCGTTCCGGCAGCAGTGCATCTTGCCAACGGGGGCCTTCCGGAAGTGATCGGAAGAAAGATAGACACCGCCAAACAGCTGATGTTCCCAAGGGCCGTTTACAATGAATCTGAAGCAATGATTATTGGTGAAGTAACTTATATTGATAATTTCGGAAATATAATCTCAAATATTAATCAAGATTTCTTTGAAAATATCAGCAAAGCATATAAAGGATTTACCATAAAATTTAGAAATCTGAGCCTTTCCAGGATTTTTTCCAGTCATACGGAAGTGGTTTCGGACTGGGAAAGGGAAACGGAATTCCATGGTCAGTCTGCAGCAATCTTCAATGACAGTCAGTTATTGGAGCTTACCATCTATAAAGGCAGCAAGAAAAACGGTGCTAAAAGCCTGTTTGGATTGAATGTAGGCGAGAATATCTACATTCAATTTATGTAA